In one Hymenobacter sp. DG25B genomic region, the following are encoded:
- a CDS encoding YpdA family putative bacillithiol disulfide reductase: MSAIEFPEATASFDVVIIGAGPVGLACAIEARRRGHTVCVVDKGALVNSLVGYPTNMEFFSTPELLEIGNYPFPTAHYKPLREDALDYYHRVAVAEKLPLRLYEKVMGLEGEPGRYEVVTEKGRIACAAVIIATGFYDIPNLLNVPGEDLPHVSHYYKEPYAHVGQRVVVIGAKNSSAKAALQLLRAGADVTMVVRGAEVSESVKYWIRPDLVNRIAEGRIKAYFSSSVQRITPEAVEVLTPEGLLTLPTSHVYALTGYRPNYALLAALGIATQDDAACTPWYNPDTFETNRPGVYLAGTVCGGLNTSRWFIENGRHHAAVIAAHLTPVCTVK; this comes from the coding sequence ATGAGTGCTATTGAATTTCCAGAAGCCACTGCTTCTTTTGACGTGGTGATTATTGGGGCGGGTCCGGTGGGGCTGGCCTGCGCTATTGAGGCCCGGCGGCGCGGCCACACCGTGTGCGTGGTGGATAAAGGCGCGCTGGTAAACTCCCTGGTGGGCTACCCCACCAATATGGAGTTTTTCTCCACGCCCGAGCTGCTTGAAATTGGCAACTATCCTTTCCCCACCGCGCACTACAAGCCCCTGCGCGAAGACGCCCTGGACTACTACCACCGGGTGGCGGTGGCCGAGAAACTCCCGCTCCGCCTCTACGAAAAAGTAATGGGGCTGGAAGGCGAGCCGGGCCGCTATGAGGTAGTCACGGAGAAAGGCCGCATAGCCTGCGCCGCAGTGATAATAGCTACTGGCTTTTATGATATACCCAACCTGCTGAACGTACCCGGCGAAGACCTGCCGCACGTGAGCCACTACTACAAAGAGCCCTACGCCCACGTGGGGCAGCGGGTGGTGGTTATCGGGGCCAAAAACTCCTCGGCCAAAGCCGCCCTGCAGTTGCTACGCGCCGGCGCCGATGTAACAATGGTAGTGCGCGGCGCGGAGGTCAGTGAATCAGTGAAATACTGGATCCGGCCCGATTTGGTAAACCGCATTGCTGAAGGCCGGATTAAGGCATATTTCAGCAGCAGTGTGCAGCGCATTACCCCCGAGGCCGTGGAGGTGCTCACGCCGGAAGGTCTGCTCACCCTACCCACCAGCCACGTATATGCCCTCACCGGCTACCGGCCCAATTACGCGCTGCTGGCCGCCCTGGGCATTGCTACCCAGGATGATGCCGCGTGCACACCCTGGTACAATCCCGATACGTTTGAAACCAACCGCCCCGGCGTATACCTGGCCGGCACCGTGTGCGGCGGCCTGAACACCAGCCGCTGGTTTATTGAAAACGGCCGCCACCACGCGGCGGTTATTGCGGCGCACCTTACGCCGGTTTGCACGGTGAAGTAA
- a CDS encoding membrane protein, whose protein sequence is MLENQPTTTLQNVARGLLGTFMVTAGTGHLTFARQEFQAQVPDFIALDKDTVVLASGVVEIGLGLALLALKGKNRVRMGIGLAAFYAAVFPGNVHQYTHHISAFGLDTDTKRLGRLFFQPVLMGWALWSTGALKALKRK, encoded by the coding sequence ATGCTGGAAAACCAACCCACTACTACCCTGCAAAATGTTGCCCGTGGCTTGCTGGGCACTTTTATGGTAACAGCCGGCACCGGCCACCTCACCTTTGCCCGCCAGGAGTTTCAGGCCCAGGTTCCCGATTTTATCGCGCTGGATAAAGACACAGTAGTACTGGCTTCGGGCGTGGTGGAAATTGGGTTGGGGTTGGCGCTACTGGCATTGAAAGGAAAAAACCGGGTACGGATGGGTATCGGGTTGGCTGCGTTTTACGCGGCAGTATTTCCTGGAAACGTGCATCAATACACGCACCACATTTCGGCCTTCGGCCTCGACACGGATACCAAGCGGTTGGGACGGCTGTTTTTCCAGCCCGTATTAATGGGCTGGGCGCTGTGGTCAACGGGTGCTCTAAAGGCGCTAAAGCGTAAGTAG
- the polA gene encoding DNA polymerase I: MTDASAAPQHHKLFLLDAFALIYRAHFAFSKNPRVNSKGLNTGAILGFTNTLVEVLQKEKPTHIGVAFDAQKKTFRHEQYAEYKAQRQAMPEDIGLAIPYIKKIIKAFNIPILMVDGFEADDVIGTLALRAEQQGFGEVFMMTPDKDYCQLVTDCVKIYRPAFMGNSAEVLDVQHVLQRFEVERVEQVIDILGLQGDASDNIPGIPGIGDKTAKKLIQEFGSVENLIANTDKLKGKLQENVRNYAEQGLMSKELATIHLDVPIEFHEENLRLEQPNADMLRQLFDELEFRQLAARVLGGGNAPATSTPPPRGARRPSVPAGQGSLFDAPGAVAVAAEEGETGAFGAPAGPRRQLADVPHQYHLIDTPELRRELLKFLLLQKEVSFDTETTGLDTMTARLVGLSFCWLPGEAYYVPVPHDDQEAAQQLVDEFRPFFDAEQILKIGQNIKYDLTILKHYGIEIKGQLFDTMLAHYLLEPDMRHNMDVLAETYLHYTPVSIIELIGPKGKKQKTMADIPPAEVKDYACEDADVTLQLKHYFEPRLEAVGLLKLLNEVENPLVPVLAAIEYEGVKIDSAAMGEYSAQLQGYITELEGQIFAEAGQSFNIGSPKQLGEVLFDKMGLGGGKIKKTKTGQYATGEEILSVLAADAPIASLILEHRQLTKLRSTYVEALPQLVCELDGRVHTSFNQAVTATGRLSSTNPNLQNIPIRTEKGREIRKAFVPRDADHVLLAADYSQIELRIMADFSGDKTMIESFRQGLDIHASTASKVFKVPLDQVDGEMRRKAKMVNFGIIYGISAFGLAQRLGVSRKEATEIIEAYFTEFSSVKKFMDDSINRARELEYAETLLGRRRYLRDINSRNATLRGYTERNAINAPIQGTAADIIKKAMINIHHWLLEEKLGTKMILQVHDELVFDAVKSEIDYITPKIRELMINALPLPHGVPMEVEVGTGSNWLQAH, encoded by the coding sequence ATGACCGACGCCTCCGCCGCTCCCCAGCACCATAAACTCTTCCTGCTCGACGCTTTTGCCCTGATTTACCGCGCCCACTTTGCCTTCAGCAAAAACCCGCGCGTGAACTCCAAGGGCCTGAATACCGGCGCTATCCTGGGCTTTACCAACACCCTGGTGGAGGTACTGCAAAAGGAGAAGCCCACGCACATTGGCGTGGCCTTCGATGCGCAGAAAAAAACCTTCCGCCATGAGCAGTACGCGGAGTACAAAGCCCAGCGCCAGGCCATGCCGGAGGACATTGGGCTGGCCATTCCTTACATCAAGAAAATCATCAAAGCCTTCAACATTCCCATTCTGATGGTGGATGGCTTTGAGGCCGATGACGTGATTGGTACCCTGGCGCTGCGCGCCGAGCAGCAGGGCTTTGGCGAGGTGTTCATGATGACGCCCGACAAGGACTATTGCCAGCTGGTGACGGACTGCGTGAAGATTTACCGCCCGGCCTTTATGGGCAACTCCGCCGAGGTGCTGGATGTGCAGCACGTGCTGCAGCGCTTCGAGGTGGAGCGGGTAGAGCAGGTGATTGACATTCTGGGTTTGCAGGGTGACGCATCCGACAACATTCCCGGCATTCCCGGCATCGGCGACAAAACCGCCAAAAAGCTGATTCAGGAGTTTGGCTCGGTAGAAAACCTCATTGCCAACACCGATAAGCTGAAGGGCAAGCTGCAGGAAAACGTGCGCAACTACGCCGAGCAGGGCCTGATGAGCAAGGAGCTGGCCACCATCCATCTGGATGTGCCCATTGAGTTTCATGAGGAAAACCTGCGCCTGGAGCAGCCCAATGCCGATATGCTGCGCCAGCTGTTTGATGAGCTGGAATTCCGGCAGCTGGCTGCCCGCGTGTTGGGCGGCGGCAATGCCCCGGCCACCAGCACCCCACCGCCGCGCGGCGCCCGCAGGCCCAGCGTACCCGCCGGGCAGGGTTCCCTGTTTGATGCGCCCGGCGCCGTAGCGGTAGCGGCCGAGGAAGGCGAAACCGGCGCCTTTGGTGCCCCTGCCGGACCGCGCCGCCAACTGGCCGATGTGCCGCACCAGTATCACCTGATAGATACCCCGGAGCTGCGCCGCGAACTGCTGAAATTCCTGCTGCTGCAAAAAGAGGTCAGCTTTGATACCGAAACCACAGGGCTGGACACCATGACAGCCCGGCTGGTAGGCCTCTCCTTCTGCTGGCTGCCCGGCGAGGCCTACTACGTGCCCGTACCGCACGACGACCAGGAAGCTGCCCAGCAGCTGGTAGATGAGTTCCGTCCGTTCTTTGATGCCGAGCAGATTCTAAAAATCGGTCAGAACATCAAGTACGACCTCACTATTCTCAAGCACTACGGAATAGAGATTAAAGGGCAGCTCTTTGATACCATGCTGGCCCACTACCTGCTGGAGCCCGATATGCGCCACAACATGGACGTGCTGGCGGAAACCTACCTGCACTACACGCCCGTCTCCATTATTGAGCTCATTGGCCCTAAAGGTAAGAAGCAGAAAACCATGGCCGACATTCCCCCGGCTGAGGTGAAGGATTACGCCTGCGAGGATGCCGACGTCACGCTGCAGCTCAAGCACTACTTCGAGCCCAGGCTGGAGGCCGTGGGGCTGCTGAAGCTGCTGAATGAGGTAGAAAACCCGCTGGTGCCCGTGCTGGCCGCTATTGAGTACGAAGGCGTAAAGATTGACAGCGCCGCCATGGGCGAATACTCGGCGCAGCTGCAGGGCTACATTACCGAGCTGGAAGGCCAGATTTTTGCCGAAGCCGGCCAGTCGTTCAACATCGGCTCACCTAAGCAATTGGGCGAGGTGCTGTTTGATAAGATGGGCCTGGGCGGCGGTAAAATCAAGAAAACCAAAACCGGGCAATACGCCACCGGCGAGGAAATTCTGAGCGTGCTGGCCGCCGATGCGCCCATTGCCAGCCTCATTCTGGAGCACCGCCAGCTTACCAAGCTGCGCAGCACCTACGTAGAGGCCCTGCCCCAGCTGGTCTGTGAGCTGGATGGCCGCGTGCATACCTCCTTCAACCAGGCCGTAACGGCCACGGGCCGCCTGAGCAGCACCAACCCCAACCTGCAGAACATTCCTATCCGCACGGAGAAGGGCCGCGAAATTCGCAAGGCCTTTGTACCGCGCGATGCTGACCACGTGCTGCTGGCCGCCGACTACTCGCAGATTGAGCTGCGCATCATGGCCGATTTCTCCGGCGACAAAACCATGATTGAGTCGTTCCGCCAGGGGCTGGATATTCACGCCAGCACGGCCAGCAAAGTGTTTAAAGTGCCGCTGGACCAGGTAGATGGCGAAATGCGCCGCAAGGCTAAAATGGTCAACTTCGGCATCATCTACGGCATTTCGGCCTTCGGGCTGGCCCAGCGCCTGGGCGTTTCGCGCAAGGAGGCTACCGAAATTATTGAAGCTTATTTCACGGAGTTTTCCTCGGTGAAGAAGTTTATGGACGACAGCATTAACCGCGCCCGGGAGCTGGAGTACGCCGAAACCCTGCTGGGCCGCCGCCGCTACCTGCGCGACATCAATTCCCGCAACGCCACGCTCCGCGGCTACACGGAGCGCAACGCCATTAACGCCCCCATCCAGGGCACCGCGGCTGATATCATCAAGAAGGCCATGATCAACATTCATCACTGGCTGCTGGAAGAAAAACTGGGCACCAAAATGATTCTGCAGGTGCACGACGAATTGGTGTTTGATGCTGTGAAGTCGGAAATCGACTACATCACGCCCAAAATCAGGGAGCTGATGATTAATGCCCTGCCCCTGCCCCACGGCGTACCCATGGAGGTGGAGGTAGGCACCGGCAGCAACTGGCTGCAGGCGCACTAG
- a CDS encoding DUF4249 domain-containing protein, with translation MAGRPLYFILPHAYRRLVFLWCLALLLPGCIDAYVPEVINSPTRFLVVEGFINSQGQTTIYLSRSVAIDSRQPAPKETGAAVSIEGEDFSRYNLQEASAGTYTSAHLTLNPALKYRLILTTSQGKAYASDFMPVQLTPAIESVTYTPKPEGLEISVNTQDAQNATRYYRWEYEETWEIAPLLRPYLEYKRGQIQDIETPYPILCWRSEKSTDVNLAKTTNLVQDRVANHLIQSIPDTSEKLHRTYSILVKQYAQTKEEYSYWELLQKNTENLGSIFDPLPVQLTGNLHGITDEQEVVLGYIGIHSVAEKRIFITPSDIPRTWRTQSGYESCAIPDTVDFIDAWKIFGGPPVSFVPVGNADGGYTFTTPACVDCRLRGTNVKPDFWP, from the coding sequence ATGGCTGGTCGTCCCCTCTATTTTATACTGCCCCACGCTTACCGGCGCCTGGTTTTTCTTTGGTGCCTGGCGCTGCTGTTGCCGGGCTGCATTGATGCCTACGTGCCCGAAGTTATTAACTCCCCCACCCGCTTTCTGGTGGTAGAGGGTTTCATCAATTCGCAGGGCCAAACTACTATCTACCTCTCGCGCTCCGTTGCAATTGATTCCCGCCAGCCGGCCCCCAAGGAAACCGGGGCCGCCGTCAGTATTGAAGGCGAAGACTTTAGCCGCTATAACCTGCAGGAAGCCAGTGCTGGCACGTACACCTCCGCGCACCTGACGCTAAACCCCGCTCTGAAATACCGACTGATACTTACTACGTCTCAGGGCAAGGCCTATGCCTCCGACTTTATGCCGGTGCAGCTCACCCCGGCTATTGAATCGGTAACCTACACCCCCAAACCGGAGGGATTGGAAATTAGCGTAAACACCCAGGATGCGCAGAATGCTACCCGTTATTACCGCTGGGAATATGAGGAAACCTGGGAAATAGCGCCCCTACTGCGCCCTTACCTGGAGTACAAACGGGGACAAATCCAGGACATAGAAACGCCCTATCCTATTTTGTGCTGGCGGAGCGAAAAGTCTACGGATGTTAATCTGGCCAAAACGACCAACCTGGTGCAGGACCGGGTAGCCAACCACCTGATACAGTCGATACCAGATACCTCGGAAAAGCTACACCGGACATACAGCATTTTGGTAAAGCAGTATGCTCAGACCAAAGAAGAGTATAGCTACTGGGAGCTGCTGCAGAAAAACACGGAAAACCTGGGGTCTATTTTCGACCCGCTGCCCGTGCAGCTGACCGGCAACCTGCACGGCATCACCGATGAGCAGGAAGTGGTACTGGGCTATATCGGGATACACTCCGTGGCCGAAAAGCGCATCTTTATTACCCCTTCCGACATTCCCCGCACCTGGCGCACGCAAAGTGGCTACGAGAGCTGCGCCATTCCCGACACGGTGGACTTTATAGACGCGTGGAAGATTTTTGGTGGGCCGCCTGTTTCCTTTGTTCCGGTAGGCAACGCTGATGGCGGCTACACCTTTACTACGCCAGCCTGTGTAGACTGCCGCCTGCGTGGCACCAATGTGAAGCCGGATTTCTGGCCATAA
- a CDS encoding DUF4249 domain-containing protein, giving the protein MKFLALHGRRLLLWSLIIGLVGCIDSYLPESISAAPGYLVVDGFINAQGISTITLTRAIAIREKTAAPQEISAQVAIEEEGGARYLLRETSPGIYQSEALTLAPARQYRLLLTTLAGKNYASDFVPVRLTPAIDSVTWQGNDEGVAISVSTHDDQDSTRFYRWDYEETWEIAPLLRPDIEFKNGKIQDIEKPYPILCWRNAKSTRISLAKTTQLARDVVSKHLLQSITTTTERLNRTYSILVKQYAQTREEYSYWEMLQKNTENLGSLYDPLPVQLTGNVHGITDEQEVVLGYIGVHSVAEKRIFITMGQLPAKWRWNPINGYESCVPPGILDVKDAPHMFFGKVPYYVPVTTLYSSDGAFVVGYTYSTPDCVDCRLRGTDVKPDFWP; this is encoded by the coding sequence ATGAAATTCCTCGCGCTACATGGCCGGCGGTTACTCCTCTGGAGCCTGATTATAGGCCTGGTGGGCTGTATCGATTCCTACCTGCCCGAGTCCATCAGCGCGGCACCCGGTTATCTGGTGGTAGATGGGTTTATCAACGCGCAGGGTATTTCCACCATTACGCTTACCCGCGCCATAGCCATCCGCGAAAAAACCGCGGCGCCGCAGGAAATCAGCGCCCAGGTAGCCATTGAGGAAGAAGGCGGCGCCCGCTATTTGCTGCGCGAAACCAGCCCCGGCATTTACCAATCGGAGGCGCTGACGCTGGCGCCCGCCCGGCAATACCGGCTGCTGCTGACCACCCTGGCCGGCAAGAATTACGCCTCTGATTTTGTTCCCGTCCGCCTTACCCCGGCCATCGACTCCGTCACCTGGCAGGGAAACGACGAAGGCGTAGCCATCAGCGTAAGTACCCACGATGACCAGGATTCTACCCGCTTTTACCGCTGGGACTATGAGGAAACCTGGGAAATAGCACCCCTGCTGCGCCCTGATATTGAGTTTAAGAATGGCAAAATCCAGGATATTGAAAAGCCCTACCCCATTCTGTGCTGGCGCAATGCCAAATCAACCCGGATTAGTCTGGCCAAAACCACCCAGCTGGCCCGGGATGTAGTGTCCAAGCACTTACTGCAGTCCATCACTACCACCACCGAACGGCTAAACCGCACTTATAGCATTCTGGTGAAGCAATATGCCCAGACCCGGGAGGAATATAGCTACTGGGAGATGCTGCAGAAAAACACGGAAAACCTGGGCTCCCTCTATGACCCCTTGCCCGTGCAGCTAACCGGCAACGTGCACGGTATTACTGATGAGCAGGAAGTGGTGCTGGGCTACATTGGAGTGCACTCCGTGGCCGAAAAACGCATCTTTATCACCATGGGTCAGCTGCCGGCCAAATGGCGCTGGAACCCCATAAACGGGTATGAATCCTGTGTGCCGCCAGGCATCTTAGATGTGAAGGATGCCCCCCATATGTTTTTTGGCAAGGTGCCCTATTATGTACCCGTAACCACCCTCTATTCCAGCGACGGAGCCTTTGTGGTAGGATATACTTATTCAACGCCGGACTGTGTGGACTGCCGCCTGCGCGGCACCGACGTGAAGCCCGATTTCTGGCCGTAA
- a CDS encoding TonB-dependent receptor, whose translation MKQFYQLLFCLCFALTLISHRSFGQQPAEKLVTGSFNHIPFEQFARQLESQAEVRFYFDPATVDSLFVTLHVQNQPVRKALEQALQNTPFRFAMDSENRVFITAGATIDPNLPGNFFTPEAAGAVAAMAEAPEERVTTNSQTTTVRSAEGRVYEIGARGSGSGKATLAGHIRELESGEPVIGATIYTESPSIGTSTDQFGYYSLTLPVGRHNIKIRGIGIKNTRRQILLQADGKLEIEAEEDITTLKEVVIEAEKDKNVTGMQMGLEKLDIKTIRQVPTAFGEADILRVILTLPGVKSVGEGSTGLNVRGGATDQNLILFNGTTIYNPSHLFGFFSAFNPDILQGVELYKSAIPAKYGGRLSSVLDIKTREGNKKKFSGSGGIGPLTSRLTLEGPIVKDKSAFIISGRSSYSNWILHLLSDKKLRESSASFYDISAHVNHQLNDKNSLYATGYLSADKFRLASDTSYHYVNKNASLKWQHNFNNKLYGVFTGAYSNYAYDIESDKNPVNAARLQYGISQQNLQADFSYFPSAKHTVDFGASSLFYNISPGSQTPTGEASLVRPDILPQEKALESALYASDRIDISSRLSVAIGLRYSLFTALGPRDVYRYALGESRSEASITDTIHYAAGKPVATYQGPEYRLSARYSLTENTSVKVSYNRTRQYIHQLSNTASVSPADTWKLSDANIRPQVGDQVSVGYYRNFKSNTIETSVETYYKWLRDFVDYKSGATLLLNHHIETDIVNALGKAYGVEVMVKKVTGKINGWVSYTYSRSLVQVNSGTTSDMINGGRFYPSNFDKPHDFTMISNYRVNRRLSASLNFTYSTGRPITLPLAKYYVGNSPRVYYSERNAYRVPDYYRADLALNIEGNHKVKKLAQGSWTVGVYNLTGRRNAYSIYFRSENGRIRGYKLSIFGQPIPTVTYNFKF comes from the coding sequence ATGAAGCAATTTTACCAGCTGTTATTCTGCCTGTGCTTTGCCCTTACCCTGATCAGCCACCGCAGCTTTGGGCAGCAGCCCGCGGAGAAGCTCGTCACCGGCAGCTTCAACCATATACCCTTCGAGCAGTTTGCCCGCCAGTTGGAGTCGCAGGCTGAGGTGCGCTTTTATTTCGACCCCGCTACCGTAGACAGCCTGTTTGTGACGCTGCACGTGCAAAACCAGCCCGTGCGCAAAGCGCTGGAGCAGGCCCTGCAAAACACGCCCTTCCGGTTTGCTATGGATAGTGAGAACCGCGTGTTCATTACCGCGGGTGCCACCATCGACCCTAACCTGCCCGGCAATTTCTTTACTCCGGAAGCCGCCGGGGCCGTAGCGGCTATGGCAGAAGCACCAGAAGAGCGGGTAACTACTAACAGCCAGACCACCACCGTGCGCAGCGCGGAAGGGCGCGTGTATGAAATAGGAGCCAGGGGCTCGGGCAGCGGCAAAGCTACCCTGGCGGGACATATTCGGGAACTGGAATCCGGGGAGCCGGTGATTGGCGCTACCATTTATACGGAGTCGCCCTCCATTGGCACCAGCACCGACCAGTTTGGCTACTATTCCCTCACGCTGCCGGTGGGGCGCCACAATATTAAAATCCGGGGCATCGGCATTAAAAACACCCGCCGCCAGATTCTGCTCCAGGCCGATGGCAAGCTGGAAATTGAGGCAGAAGAAGATATTACCACCCTGAAGGAAGTAGTGATTGAAGCCGAGAAGGACAAGAACGTAACCGGCATGCAGATGGGCCTGGAAAAGCTGGATATTAAGACCATCCGGCAGGTGCCCACCGCTTTTGGGGAGGCCGATATCCTGCGCGTTATTCTGACGCTGCCCGGCGTAAAATCAGTGGGTGAAGGCAGCACCGGCCTGAATGTGCGCGGCGGAGCCACCGACCAGAACCTGATTCTGTTTAACGGCACTACTATTTATAATCCCTCGCACCTGTTTGGCTTCTTTTCGGCCTTCAACCCCGATATTCTGCAGGGCGTGGAGCTGTATAAAAGCGCCATTCCGGCCAAGTACGGTGGGCGCCTCTCCTCGGTACTGGATATTAAGACCCGCGAGGGCAACAAGAAGAAGTTTTCCGGCTCGGGCGGCATTGGCCCGCTTACCAGTCGCCTGACGCTGGAAGGGCCCATTGTGAAGGACAAAAGCGCCTTTATTATCAGTGGCCGCAGCAGCTACTCCAACTGGATTCTGCACCTGCTCTCGGATAAAAAGCTGCGCGAAAGCTCGGCGTCTTTTTATGACATCAGTGCCCACGTCAACCATCAGCTGAACGATAAAAACTCGCTGTACGCTACGGGGTATCTGAGTGCGGATAAGTTCCGGCTGGCCAGTGACACCTCGTATCATTACGTGAACAAGAATGCCAGCCTGAAATGGCAGCACAACTTCAACAACAAGCTTTACGGAGTATTCACGGGCGCTTACAGCAACTACGCCTATGATATTGAGAGTGATAAAAACCCGGTAAACGCCGCCCGCCTGCAGTACGGCATCAGCCAGCAAAATCTGCAGGCTGATTTCAGCTATTTCCCGAGCGCCAAGCACACCGTTGATTTTGGCGCCAGTTCCCTGTTCTACAATATTTCTCCCGGCAGCCAGACGCCCACCGGCGAGGCCTCCCTGGTAAGGCCCGATATTCTGCCGCAGGAGAAAGCGCTGGAAAGCGCGCTGTATGCCTCCGACCGGATTGACATCAGTTCTCGCCTTTCGGTGGCCATTGGGCTGCGCTACTCGCTGTTTACCGCCCTGGGCCCCCGGGATGTGTACCGTTACGCGCTGGGCGAATCCCGCTCCGAAGCTTCCATCACGGACACCATTCATTACGCCGCGGGCAAGCCCGTAGCCACGTATCAGGGGCCGGAGTATCGGTTGTCGGCGCGCTATTCGCTCACGGAAAACACCTCCGTGAAGGTCAGCTACAACCGCACCCGCCAGTACATTCACCAGCTCTCCAACACGGCCTCCGTGTCGCCGGCCGACACCTGGAAGCTCAGCGACGCCAACATCCGGCCGCAGGTAGGCGACCAGGTATCGGTGGGGTACTACCGCAACTTCAAGTCCAACACCATTGAAACATCGGTGGAAACCTACTACAAGTGGCTGCGCGACTTTGTGGACTACAAGAGCGGCGCCACGCTGCTGCTGAACCACCACATTGAGACAGACATTGTAAATGCGCTGGGCAAGGCCTACGGCGTAGAAGTAATGGTGAAGAAGGTAACGGGCAAAATAAATGGCTGGGTGAGCTACACCTACTCCCGCTCGTTGGTGCAGGTAAACTCGGGCACTACCTCCGATATGATTAATGGGGGCCGCTTTTATCCCAGCAACTTCGACAAGCCCCACGATTTCACGATGATCAGCAACTACCGCGTCAACCGCCGGCTGAGCGCCTCGCTGAACTTCACTTACAGCACCGGCCGGCCCATTACGCTGCCGCTGGCCAAATACTACGTGGGCAACTCGCCCCGGGTATACTACTCGGAGCGCAACGCCTACCGCGTGCCCGACTACTACCGCGCCGACCTGGCCCTGAATATTGAAGGCAACCACAAAGTAAAGAAGCTGGCGCAGGGCTCCTGGACGGTGGGCGTATACAACCTGACGGGGCGCCGCAATGCTTATTCCATCTATTTCCGCTCGGAAAACGGCCGTATTCGCGGGTATAAGCTCTCCATTTTTGGGCAGCCCATTCCCACCGTTACCTATAATTTCAAATTCTAG
- a CDS encoding DUF4249 domain-containing protein: protein MVAIEDDAGTRWALPESAPGTYTSANQQLPTDHRYRLRIQTTQGRDYASDFVAVKPAPAIDSLAGRVQADGVQLYLSTHDDAARSQYYRWEYEETWEFTSGAKSGLEKQGDTLLPRRNDIYHCWRTENTTAVQTASTVALSRDAVLDYRLLFLPANSIRLRYKYSILVRQFALTEEEFQYWETLKKNTQSIGGLFDPLPSQLTGNIHNTTNSQEPVLGYIGAGTVSEKRIFIDNSTLPTSWISANPEYAGCMLLDTIFIAKTPYKPAIFFTDTTLRVPVGPAADKAGKTIGYTYQTAPCVDCRLRGSNLKPSFWP from the coding sequence GTGGTAGCCATTGAGGACGATGCCGGCACCCGCTGGGCACTGCCGGAAAGTGCCCCGGGCACCTATACTTCCGCCAATCAGCAGCTGCCCACCGACCACCGCTACCGCCTGCGCATTCAAACCACCCAGGGCCGCGACTACGCTTCGGATTTCGTGGCCGTGAAACCGGCCCCGGCCATCGACTCCCTGGCCGGCCGGGTGCAGGCCGATGGCGTGCAGCTGTATCTCAGCACTCACGACGATGCCGCCCGCAGCCAGTACTACCGCTGGGAGTACGAGGAAACCTGGGAGTTTACCTCGGGCGCGAAGAGTGGCCTGGAAAAGCAGGGCGACACCCTGCTCCCGCGTCGGAATGACATTTACCACTGCTGGCGCACGGAAAACACCACTGCCGTGCAAACCGCTTCCACGGTAGCCCTCAGCCGGGACGCGGTGCTGGATTACCGCCTGCTTTTCCTGCCGGCCAACTCCATTCGGCTGCGGTATAAATACAGCATTCTGGTGCGCCAGTTTGCCCTCACCGAGGAGGAGTTTCAGTACTGGGAAACGCTGAAGAAAAATACGCAGTCCATTGGCGGGCTTTTCGACCCTTTGCCCAGCCAGCTCACCGGCAATATCCATAACACCACCAACAGCCAGGAGCCGGTACTGGGCTACATAGGCGCCGGCACAGTAAGCGAGAAGCGCATTTTTATTGATAACAGCACCCTGCCTACCTCCTGGATTAGCGCTAACCCGGAGTATGCCGGCTGCATGCTGCTGGACACCATTTTCATTGCCAAAACGCCCTATAAGCCCGCCATCTTTTTCACCGATACCACCCTGCGCGTGCCGGTAGGGCCGGCCGCCGACAAAGCCGGCAAAACCATTGGCTACACCTACCAAACCGCTCCCTGCGTGGATTGCCGCCTGCGCGGCAGCAACCTCAAACCCAGCTTCTGGCCTTAA
- a CDS encoding DUF4249 family protein yields MRVWKWLFYWMLLPLLAGCVTPFEPEVLQEPVNILVVTGYINTHGATTIQLSRTRNLAAPKGPPPGNPGRGSH; encoded by the coding sequence ATGCGTGTTTGGAAATGGCTTTTCTACTGGATGCTCCTGCCGCTGCTGGCCGGCTGCGTAACGCCTTTTGAGCCCGAGGTGCTGCAGGAGCCCGTCAATATTCTGGTGGTAACGGGCTACATTAATACCCACGGCGCTACTACTATTCAGCTCTCGCGCACGCGCAACCTGGCCGCCCCAAAGGGCCCCCCCCCCGGAAACCCAGGCCGTGGTAGCCATTGA